A genomic region of Nymphaea colorata isolate Beijing-Zhang1983 chromosome 2, ASM883128v2, whole genome shotgun sequence contains the following coding sequences:
- the LOC116247289 gene encoding alpha-mannosidase At3g26720-like isoform X2, which translates to MMLRRGSLVMEVAMLVALALASALGSAEGAYIAYNTSQGIVEGKINVHLVAHTHDDVGWLKTVDQYYVGSNNSIQGACVQNVLDSVISALLADKNRKFIYVEQAFFQRWWRNQSPMVHKIVKELVDSGQLEFINGGMCMHDEAAPHYIDMIEQTTLGHRFIKEEFGKTPRIGWQIDPFGHSAVQAYLLGAEVGFDSFFFARIDYQDRQKRKDEKNLEFVWQGSRTLGSSSQIFAGAFPNGNYEPPRGFYFEVNDDSPLVQDDVLLYDYNVQERVDDFVSAAISQANVTRTNHIMWTMGTDFKYQYARTWFRQMDKLIHYVNKDGRVNALYSTPSIYTDAKHAANESWPLKTDDFFPYADRANAYWTGYFTSRPAFKRYVRTLSGYYLAARQLEFLKGRSDSGPNADALADALAIAQHHDGVTGTEKQHVADDYAKRLAIGYTEAEQLVSEVLACLTEGKLNASCRNVSTKFEQCPLLNISYCPPSEANLHLNKRLVLVVYNSLGWKRVDIVQIPVSSNSVVVRDSDGKEIESQIWPLSSPSIRIRNFYARAHAGVSPSNAPRFWLAFTVTVPPLGFNTYTVEAVGSQSKHEGGMSTFSSVFVQEDAETIEVGQGNLRFIYSADGKLSRILNKKNTVDMLVQQSYTVYRSYNGSESDPQASGAYIFRPNGTIPTGTAGRIQLTVVRGPIVEEVHQEFNTWISQITRIYKEKEHAEVEFIIGPVPVDDQVGKEVATQLTASMITNKTFYTDSNGRDFIKRIRDYRADWDLEVNQPIAGNYYPINLGMYMVDRNFEFSVLVDRAVGGASVADGRMELMLHRRLLHDDSRGVAESLNEVICFPGECEGLTVGPTNTRYATPLITLGQSSKSTAEDMQQLLMTAFSKMTIKQNEQGEWFLDSGAATHVTGNAGPPNEENVC; encoded by the exons ATGATGTTGAGGCGCGGAAGTTTGGTGATGGAGGTGGCGATGCTGGTGGCCTTGGCGTTGGCGTCGGCGTTGGGGTCCGCGGAGGGAGCGTACATCGCGTACAACACGTCGCAGGGGATCGTGGAAGGGAAAATTAACGTGCATCTGGTGGCGCACACCCACGACGACGTCGGGTGGCTAAAGACCGTCGACCAGTACTACGTCGGCTCCAACAATTCCATTCAG GGAGCATGCGTACAGAACGTCCTGGACTCAGTTATCTCTGCTTTGTTAGCTGATAAGAATCGGAAGTTCATCTATGTAGAGCAG GCATTTTTTCAGCGATGGTGGAGAAACCAGAGCCCTATGGTGCACAAAATTGTGAAAGAACTAGTTGACTCCGGACAGCTTGAATTTAT AAATGGTGGTATGTGTATGCATGACGAAGCTGCGCCCCATTACATCGATATGATTGAACAGACGACTCTAGGTCATCGGTTTATAAAGGAAGAGTTTGGCAAGACACCTAGAATTGGTTGGCAGATTGATCCATTTGGACACTCAGCGGTACAAGCTTATTTGCTTGGTGCAGAA GTTGGATTtgattcatttttctttgctCGGATTGATTATCAAGATCGACAAAAGagaaaggatgaaaaaaatCTGGAGTTTGTGTGGCAAGGCTCTAGGACTCTTGGGTCATCCTCGCAA ATTTTTGCTGGTGCTTTTCCTAATGGAAATTATGAACCACCAAGGGGTTTCTATTTTGAAGTCAATGACGACTCTCCACTTGTTCAG GATGATGTTTTGCTGTATGATTATAATGTCCAAGAGCGAGTGGATGACTTCGTCAGTGCAGCAATTTCACAA GCGAATGTAACTCGTACAAATCATATCATGTGGACCATGGGAACAGACTTCAAGTATCAATATGCGCGTACTTGGTTCAGGCAGATGGATAAACTCATTCATTATGTAAACAAG GATGGACGTGTCAATGCCCTATATTCAACCCCATCCATTTACACTGATGCAAAGCATGCTGCGAATGAATCATGGCCACTTAAGACTGATGACTTCTTCCC ATATGCAGACCGTGCCAATGCATATTGGACTGGGTACTTCACAAGCAGGCCAGCCTTCAAGCGTTATGTAAGAACTCTAAGTGGCTACTACTTG GCAGCTAGGCAACTTGAGTTTCTCAAAGGAAGAAGTGATTCAGGGCCTAACGCAGATGCTTTGGCTGATGCCTTGGCTATCGCTCAGCATCATGATGGAGTTACTGGTACCGAAAAGCAGCATGTGGCTGATGATTATGCTAAACGCTTGGCAATTGGTTACACAGAG GCTGAACAATTGGTAAGTGAGGTGCTTGCTTGCTTGACAGAGGGAAAATTAAATGCCAGTTGCAGAAATGTTAGTACAAAATTTGAACAG TGCCCACTCTTGAACATAAGTTATTGTCCTCCATCAGAGGCCAATTTACATCTGAACAAGAGATTG GTACTTGTTGTGTACAACTCTCTTGGATGGAAGCGAGTAGATATAGTTCAGATCCCT GTTAGCAGCAACTCAGTTGTTGTTCGTGATTCTGatggaaaagaaattgaatcacAGATTTGGCCTCTATCAAGTCCATCTATTCGCATAAGAAATTTTTATGCTAGAGCACATGCAGGTGTATCCCCAAGCAATGCACCAAGATTTTGGCTTGCGTTTACAGTAACTGTGCCACCCCTTGGTTTCAACACCTATACAGTAGAAGCTGTGGGCAGTCAATCCAAACATGAAG GGGGTATGTCAACTTTTTCGAGTGTATTTGTTCAAGAAGATGCAGAAACTATTGAAGTAGGGCAAGGGAATTTGAGGTTCATTTATTCCGCAGATGGCAAACTGTCCAGAAtcttaaataagaaaaacacg gtGGATATGTTAGTGCAACAATCATACACTGTATATAGAAGTTATAATGGAAGTGAAAGTGATCCTCAG GCATCTGGTGCATATATATTTCGACCAAATGGCACAATACCTACAGGAACTGCTGGACGG ATTCAATTAACTGTTGTTCGTGGGCCCATAGTGGAGGAAGTGCATCAAGAATTCAATACATGGATAAGCCAG ATAACCAGGATatacaaggaaaaagaacatgCAGAAGTTGAATTCATT ATTGGTCCTGTGCCGGTTGATGATCAAGTTGGCAAAGAAGTTGCTACTCAGCTTACCGCTAGTATGATAACCAATAAGACATTCTACACTGATTCTAATGGTCGTGATTTTATCAAAAGG ATTCGAGATTATAGAGCAGACTGGGATCTGGAGGTGAACCAACCCATTGCTGGAAATTACTATCCA ATCAATCTTGGAATGTATATGGTGGATAGGAATTTTGAGTTTTCGGTGCTGGTTGACCGAGCAGTTGGCGGAGCTAGTGTAGCAGATGGACGAATGGAGCTGATGCTTCACAG GAGATTGCTTCATGATGATTCGAGAGGTGTTGCAGAGTCACTGAATGAAGTCATTTGTTTCCCTGGAGAATGCGAAGGATTAACG